One stretch of Variovorax sp. 54 DNA includes these proteins:
- the mnhG gene encoding monovalent cation/H(+) antiporter subunit G, which yields MSATALPLWAEIITAVFAVLGAAFAAIGSFGLVRLPTFFRRIHAPTLGATVGAWCLTVATIAYFSVQGFSLFLHAMLIVLFVVLTAPITTIFLMRTALFRERQKGNPKVPPAAKSG from the coding sequence ATGAGCGCCACTGCCCTACCGCTGTGGGCGGAGATCATCACCGCGGTGTTCGCCGTGCTGGGCGCGGCCTTCGCGGCCATCGGCTCCTTCGGCTTGGTGCGCCTGCCGACCTTCTTCCGCCGCATCCATGCACCCACGCTGGGTGCCACCGTGGGCGCCTGGTGCCTGACGGTGGCCACCATTGCCTACTTCTCGGTGCAGGGCTTCAGCCTGTTCCTGCACGCGATGCTGATCGTGCTGTTCGTGGTGCTGACGGCGCCAATCACCACCATCTTCCTGATGCGCACCGCCCTCTTCCGCGAACGGCAGAAGGGCAACCCGAAGGTGCCGCCCGCCGCCAAGTCGGGCTAA
- a CDS encoding K+/H+ antiporter subunit F, whose product MTPVLFWALKAALFLLAVAMLCALFRLLAGPSAQDRVMALDCLYINGMLMMLVLGINYASSVYFEAAMLVALFGFVGSTSLAKFLLRGEVIE is encoded by the coding sequence ATGACGCCTGTTCTTTTCTGGGCCCTGAAGGCCGCGCTCTTCCTGCTGGCCGTGGCCATGCTGTGCGCCCTGTTCCGCCTGCTGGCCGGCCCGTCCGCGCAAGACCGCGTGATGGCGCTGGACTGCCTGTACATCAACGGCATGCTGATGATGCTGGTGCTGGGCATCAACTACGCGAGCAGCGTGTACTTCGAGGCGGCGATGCTGGTCGCGCTGTTCGGTTTCGTGGGCTCGACCTCGCTGGCCAAGTTCCTGTTGCGCGGGGAGGTGATCGAATGA
- a CDS encoding Na+/H+ antiporter subunit E, producing MKRLMPSPPLSLALFIIWLLLNQSLEAATLLSAAVLAIAVPLITKGLRPARVRMRRPGVALRLSFLVTFDMLKSAYDVARLLLTRRTADISARFVQIPLDMRDPNGLAVLAMIMCLTPGTAWGEVSFDRTMLLIHVFDLEDDAAFIAMIKTRYERPLMEIFES from the coding sequence ATGAAGCGCTTGATGCCTTCCCCACCGCTGTCGCTCGCGCTGTTCATCATCTGGCTGCTGCTCAACCAGTCGCTCGAAGCGGCCACGCTGCTGTCGGCCGCGGTGCTCGCCATTGCCGTACCGCTGATCACCAAGGGCCTGCGGCCGGCCAGGGTGCGCATGCGCCGGCCCGGCGTGGCGCTGCGGCTGTCGTTTCTCGTCACCTTCGACATGCTGAAGTCGGCGTACGACGTGGCGCGGCTGCTGCTCACGCGCCGCACCGCCGACATCTCGGCGCGCTTCGTGCAGATTCCGCTGGACATGCGCGACCCCAACGGGCTCGCCGTGCTCGCGATGATCATGTGCCTCACGCCCGGCACCGCCTGGGGCGAGGTCTCGTTCGACCGCACCATGCTGCTGATCCACGTGTTCGACCTCGAGGACGACGCGGCCTTCATCGCCATGATCAAGACCCGCTACGAACGTCCGCTGATGGAGATTTTCGAATCATGA
- a CDS encoding monovalent cation/H+ antiporter subunit D codes for MNDVFHLLDRFLEFSMPHLVAVPILVPMLTAALMLLMNENHRRTKSFLSVVSGLIGLLAALALLRWVNAADTGGGPGSIGVYLPGNWHAPFGIVLVADRLSTMMVALTGVVAFAASIYSTSRWDRAGVHFHPLLQLQLMGLNGAFLTGDLFNLFVFFEVMLAASYGLLLHGSGQLRVRAGLHYIAINLAASSLFLIGAAILYGVTGTLNMADLGARIAELAPGDRGLVHAAAAILATAFFAKAGAWPLNFWLVPAYSAAVSPVGAVFALLTKLGVYTVLRLWTVLFAPDTGASAAFGQAALVSVGLATLFVGAIGIVGTQRLSNLAGYSVLVSAGTLLAAVGLGDPAVWAGALYYMLSSTLAVAAFFLLIDMIERWRNAGMSVAPHEAAGNAPFLAEDLRALDDVNLDDDAQALYGRAIPAGVAFLGLSFMLCTLLLAGLPPLSGFVGKFAMLSGLLDAKAVTTAGWTFLGLLIVAGFLSLIALSRTGIRHFWTQPHATMPSLPALEVLPVAALLAACIALTVWAEPVMQHAQATAGGLRTPTAYREAVLGAKQKPNPVPAKKEEAKP; via the coding sequence ATGAACGACGTGTTCCACCTGCTCGACCGCTTCCTTGAGTTCAGCATGCCGCACCTGGTGGCGGTGCCGATCCTCGTGCCCATGCTCACGGCGGCGCTGATGCTGCTGATGAACGAGAACCACCGGCGCACCAAATCGTTCCTCAGCGTGGTCTCGGGCCTGATCGGCCTGCTGGCCGCGCTGGCGCTGCTGCGCTGGGTGAACGCGGCCGACACCGGCGGCGGCCCGGGTTCCATCGGCGTGTACCTGCCGGGCAACTGGCACGCGCCCTTCGGCATCGTGCTGGTGGCCGACCGGCTCTCGACCATGATGGTCGCGCTCACGGGCGTGGTCGCCTTCGCCGCGTCGATCTATTCCACCTCGCGCTGGGACCGCGCGGGCGTGCACTTTCATCCGCTGCTGCAGCTGCAGCTCATGGGCCTGAACGGCGCCTTCCTCACGGGCGACCTGTTCAACCTGTTCGTGTTCTTCGAGGTGATGCTCGCGGCCTCGTACGGCCTGCTGCTGCACGGCTCGGGCCAGCTGCGCGTGCGCGCCGGGCTGCACTACATCGCGATCAACCTCGCGGCCTCGTCGCTGTTCCTCATCGGCGCGGCCATTTTGTACGGCGTGACCGGCACGCTCAACATGGCCGACCTGGGCGCGCGCATCGCCGAGCTGGCGCCGGGCGACCGCGGCCTCGTGCATGCGGCGGCGGCCATCCTGGCCACCGCGTTCTTCGCCAAGGCCGGCGCGTGGCCGCTCAACTTCTGGCTGGTGCCGGCCTACAGCGCGGCCGTGTCACCGGTGGGCGCGGTGTTTGCGCTGCTCACCAAGCTCGGCGTGTACACCGTGCTGCGCCTGTGGACCGTGCTGTTCGCGCCCGACACCGGCGCCTCGGCCGCCTTCGGGCAGGCCGCGCTGGTGAGCGTGGGGCTGGCCACGCTGTTTGTCGGTGCCATCGGCATCGTCGGCACGCAGCGGCTGTCGAACCTTGCGGGCTACAGCGTGCTGGTGTCGGCGGGCACGCTGCTGGCCGCCGTCGGGCTGGGCGACCCGGCCGTGTGGGCGGGCGCGCTCTACTACATGCTGAGCTCCACGCTCGCGGTGGCGGCCTTCTTCCTCTTGATCGACATGATCGAGCGCTGGCGCAACGCGGGCATGAGCGTCGCGCCGCACGAGGCGGCGGGCAACGCGCCCTTCCTGGCCGAAGACCTGCGCGCGCTCGACGACGTGAACCTCGACGACGACGCGCAGGCGCTCTACGGCCGTGCCATCCCGGCGGGCGTGGCCTTCCTGGGCCTGAGCTTCATGCTGTGCACGCTGCTGCTGGCGGGCCTGCCGCCGCTGTCGGGCTTTGTCGGCAAGTTCGCGATGCTCTCCGGCCTGCTCGATGCCAAGGCCGTCACCACGGCCGGCTGGACCTTCCTCGGCCTGCTGATCGTCGCGGGCTTTCTCTCGCTGATCGCCCTGAGCCGCACCGGCATCCGCCATTTCTGGACACAGCCCCACGCAACCATGCCCTCGCTGCCCGCGCTCGAGGTGCTGCCGGTGGCCGCCCTGCTCGCGGCCTGCATTGCGCTCACGGTCTGGGCCGAGCCCGTGATGCAGCACGCGCAAGCCACTGCCGGCGGCCTGCGCACGCCCACCGCATACCGCGAGGCCGTACTCGGCGCCAAGCAGAAACCCAACCCGGTGCCTGCGAAGAAAGAGGAGGCCAAGCCATGA
- a CDS encoding Na+/H+ antiporter subunit C produces the protein MEIVLAIAIGVLTGSGVYLLLRPRTFQVIMGLTLISYAVNLFIFSMGRLKVDSEPVLVEGFKATLANTADPMPQALVLTAIVIGFAMTALFLVVMLASRGLSGTDHVDGEEREAVE, from the coding sequence ATGGAAATCGTGCTGGCCATCGCCATCGGCGTGCTCACCGGCTCGGGCGTGTACCTGCTGCTGCGCCCCCGTACCTTCCAGGTCATCATGGGCCTGACGCTCATCTCGTACGCGGTCAACCTGTTCATCTTCAGCATGGGCCGGCTCAAGGTCGACAGCGAGCCAGTGCTGGTCGAAGGCTTCAAGGCCACGCTGGCCAACACGGCCGACCCGATGCCGCAGGCGCTCGTTCTGACGGCCATCGTGATCGGCTTCGCGATGACCGCGCTGTTCTTGGTCGTGATGCTCGCCTCGCGCGGCCTGTCGGGCACCGACCACGTGGACGGTGAAGAGCGGGAGGCCGTGGAATGA